ggacatcagtAGTTCGCACGTACCTAATATGTAGTTGTAATCCCCCTCTTAACATAACCCgttcatacaaaatattaaaaatcccGGAAAGATCGATGCAAGtaaatatcgggtgtgtcgtaccttatcacattaaattaaatacgtaagtaaaaataaaataaaaataattttgcaaacaaagtaaatagaataaaaatatacgagaattagaacaccatattaTAAGTCATtcacaaacaactgaaattctcccttgaaaactgacagctgtaaactggtcaaaacatccaatactcctaactttatttCTGCTTTACCTACACATTATgatgttataaattatgtaaaacgaAATATGacgaaaagtatttttttacaattcgtcatagaatatcataaagtacatttgataggatttaatgtgattaggaacgacacacccgatatatgtaggtacctttattCCGACCTATGTTTAATGCCTTACACCTACCTATACCGTGCAAAACCGGAACGGGTCGTTggttttaatataggtaccttaGGTATACATTTTTCTCTGTAAGCGTGCTGCGTTCACACAAAAAGTCAAAATTTCAGGATCGTTTATATTTATATGGTTCATTATGGATGTAATGTTACCGCGTTCcttatacttattattattgtgtgaaCGCTCACTTAGGATCTGTGATTTTTTATGAGTCAATTATAAAATCTATGACAAGtcaattaacatatttatttctatctTTTACAGGTTCATCTTTGAATCCAGTTTTCATGATCACGTCAATCGCCAATCTATGAAGATTACTTACATGTGCCGGCACTGTAATCAAACGAGAACGTTTTTCAATAGATGTAATTTACTGTTTCATATAAGATCTCACGTTTTCAAAACTGCGACAATCAATGTTACTGACTTAAAAATAGAACCCTTACCATTGAGTAATTTCATGATTCTTCCTACGCCACCCCGAACCACCCCGACCAAGATTGTAGACGTTGCAACACCTCAGGGAAACTCGTCACAAAATGCTACAGTTTGCTTGGAGTGCAAAGTAGTTTTAGATAACACAGGAATCGCGTATAAAGATCGAGCCGATCATTACATGCAATATTCAAACGAAGTCTATTCATGTCCTATTTGCTTATTCGCACTGCCAACTACATGCGCAGTGAGAACACATTTGCGTTTGCACTTAAAATGTCCTCCATATTACTGTCCAGAGTGCGGTTCTCATTTGCTGGCTCACAAACATATACATTATCCGTACAACCATGATTGTGAAGGTTTTAAGATGATGCGGGCAACAGCCAGATTAGCTTGTTCCATTCGTGAATGCCGTGTTTTCCATCCTAATGATTACAAATCGCACGTGAAAGAGTATCACATGAAGAAAGTTTACAAATGTCCGTACTGCGTTGTGGCTTGTTTCAATGAAGGCAGTATGCAAAGCCATTTAAAAACCCACCAAACAGACACAAAAGCACTCGTCTTTTACAAATGCGAAATGTGTCCAGGAAAATTTGTGTTGCAAAGTCGCATGGAGAGCCACTTGAAAAGTCACAAGCTCACTTGCGTTTACCCGTGTTGGCCTTGCGGCGtcgtttttaaagatttatccATTTTACTTAAACACTTCATggaaaatcacaataaaaatgaaaccatggcaaatattttaaacagtattttgaatgaaaatgatCTGTCTGAAAAGAATTCAAAGAAGTTGAAAAGAATATATAGAGTTGTTAAAAGATGTGACCAGTGTCGGAGAAGTTTCACCTACCGTTGTCAATATGATGAAATACACAATCTACCTAACGAATGTCCATACAAATGTTCTTCCACATTTGAGTGCTCCGGGGAATTTGAtgttatgaatgaaaaaaacaatacatgCATCACGTGCTGGATTTGTAAAGCAACCGTATCTCAAGACTGGAATGCAATCAAAAAACATTACGCTTCTCTTCATAAATCGCATAAGTGTCTGGATGCTAAAATAGTCCTCAAGAGACTTGatgtttcaaaatacatatctCAACAGAACATTTTAGGCACCAAAAATGATAGCATAAAAACTACTGATAGGAAAATATCCAGAAGAATCCAGAGGCGTCGA
The window above is part of the Helicoverpa armigera isolate CAAS_96S chromosome 3, ASM3070526v1, whole genome shotgun sequence genome. Proteins encoded here:
- the LOC110375151 gene encoding zinc finger protein 532, which translates into the protein MDVANDKLSIKNLLFTKAIPNHVISDPVDGHKIFSCTDCGDKFIFESSFHDHVNRQSMKITYMCRHCNQTRTFFNRCNLLFHIRSHVFKTATINVTDLKIEPLPLSNFMILPTPPRTTPTKIVDVATPQGNSSQNATVCLECKVVLDNTGIAYKDRADHYMQYSNEVYSCPICLFALPTTCAVRTHLRLHLKCPPYYCPECGSHLLAHKHIHYPYNHDCEGFKMMRATARLACSIRECRVFHPNDYKSHVKEYHMKKVYKCPYCVVACFNEGSMQSHLKTHQTDTKALVFYKCEMCPGKFVLQSRMESHLKSHKLTCVYPCWPCGVVFKDLSILLKHFMENHNKNETMANILNSILNENDLSEKNSKKLKRIYRVVKRCDQCRRSFTYRCQYDEIHNLPNECPYKCSSTFECSGEFDVMNEKNNTCITCWICKATVSQDWNAIKKHYASLHKSHKCLDAKIVLKRLDVSKYISQQNILGTKNDSIKTTDRKISRRIQRRRYNRNSVADHVPLDTQTSERQASGKQYVCNICGDGFKQKPLLEKHMVSHRDPCMAYQCMECGQSFVVKPTFSKHMLLEHDISDVEKYIKEKNCYNVNALIKYQSSEVISNEPLRENQCTICREDFEGPEELAKHFRVHGMAFLMKNNSNKSE